A genomic region of Trichothermofontia sichuanensis B231 contains the following coding sequences:
- a CDS encoding XisI protein has protein sequence MDKLTKYQKLIERILTEYVELTKRRPNPDIETFLIVDQAKAHYIWMNLGWQNGERITGMTVYVRIRDGKFWIEEDWTENGIATDLIGEGVPQEDIVLAFHEPKMRQYTEFAVAPS, from the coding sequence ATGGATAAATTAACAAAGTATCAAAAGTTAATTGAACGTATTCTGACTGAATACGTGGAGTTGACTAAACGTCGCCCTAATCCAGATATTGAAACGTTTTTGATTGTAGATCAGGCTAAAGCTCACTATATCTGGATGAACCTTGGTTGGCAGAATGGGGAACGTATTACTGGGATGACAGTCTATGTTCGGATTCGGGATGGTAAATTTTGGATCGAAGAAGATTGGACTGAAAACGGTATTGCGACTGATTTAATTGGTGAAGGTGTTCCCCAAGAGGATATCGTGTTGGCATTCCATGAGCCTAAGATGAGGCAGTATACCGAGTTTGCTGTGGCGCCGTCTTAG
- a CDS encoding vWA domain-containing protein — protein MRVGLKVALSDANLDLKQASNQRQLSIAIAALTPEGARTAPLNLCLVLDHSGSMQGRPLETVKQAAYRLLEQLTPGDRISVVAFDHHAKVLIPNQPVDNLTALKFEIGRLTADGGTAIDEGLKLGIEELARGRQNTVSQILLLTDGENEHGDNDRCLKLAELAARQNFTVNTLGFGNHWNQDVLEKLADAGGGALAYIQRPEAAIEEFSRLFNRMQSVSLTNAHLILSLSNRARLAELKPIAQVLPEVIELTPQIETDKVIVRLGDLMIDAPRVVLVNLYLSQLQEGPQVLGWVQVRYDDPALGQTHLLSESVAVEAIGMRQYQPHPNPEVQTHILALAKYRQTQIAETRLQQGDRAGAVTLLQSAAKTALQMGDRNAATVLQENATRLQTGEELSEADRKKTRIVSKTILQP, from the coding sequence ATGCGCGTGGGTCTTAAGGTCGCCCTTAGCGATGCCAATCTCGACTTAAAGCAAGCCAGCAATCAGCGCCAGCTCTCGATCGCGATCGCGGCCCTGACTCCTGAAGGTGCCCGCACGGCACCGCTCAATCTCTGCCTGGTTCTGGATCACAGTGGCTCCATGCAGGGACGTCCCCTGGAAACGGTGAAGCAAGCGGCCTATCGTCTCCTGGAACAACTGACCCCCGGCGATCGCATTTCAGTCGTGGCGTTTGATCACCATGCCAAGGTTTTGATTCCCAACCAACCGGTGGATAACCTGACGGCCCTTAAGTTTGAAATTGGGCGGCTGACGGCGGATGGGGGGACGGCGATCGATGAGGGGCTGAAACTGGGGATTGAAGAACTGGCCCGTGGGCGGCAAAATACGGTCTCGCAGATTCTGTTGCTCACAGATGGCGAAAATGAACATGGGGATAATGATCGCTGTCTGAAGCTGGCCGAACTCGCTGCCCGTCAGAATTTCACGGTAAATACCCTGGGCTTTGGCAACCATTGGAACCAAGATGTGCTGGAAAAACTGGCGGATGCCGGGGGTGGTGCCCTCGCCTATATCCAACGCCCAGAAGCCGCCATTGAAGAATTCAGTCGGTTGTTTAACCGGATGCAGTCGGTGAGTCTCACCAACGCCCATCTGATCCTGTCCCTGTCCAACCGTGCCCGTCTGGCGGAACTCAAACCCATTGCCCAGGTCTTGCCGGAGGTGATTGAACTGACACCCCAAATTGAAACGGATAAAGTGATTGTGCGACTGGGGGATTTGATGATCGATGCGCCACGGGTTGTCCTCGTCAACCTCTACCTCTCCCAATTGCAGGAGGGTCCCCAAGTCCTGGGCTGGGTGCAGGTGCGTTACGACGATCCGGCCCTCGGCCAGACCCATCTGCTGTCTGAAAGTGTGGCGGTGGAGGCGATCGGGATGCGGCAGTACCAACCTCACCCCAATCCAGAAGTGCAAACCCATATTCTGGCCCTGGCTAAGTATCGCCAGACCCAAATTGCCGAAACCCGCCTGCAACAGGGCGATCGCGCCGGGGCAGTCACCTTGCTCCAGTCAGCCGCTAAAACAGCCCTGCAAATGGGCGATCGCAATGCCGCAACGGTACTCCAGGAAAATGCTACCCGCTTGCAAACGGGTGAGGAACTCTCGGAAGCCGATCGCAAAAAGACCCGCATTGTGTCTAAAACGATCCTCCAACCCTGA
- a CDS encoding bifunctional diguanylate cyclase/phosphodiesterase, translated as MPILPRAQLVPRFSSLRVKLLVGFTIVFSIVSAGTYYWIYTLTIDRISRQVKDNLQAAAIGAAQMINAEELLTLYREGTRNQVGFSDDPRYHRQLAWLDQIHQTLPQVWMFTFVQGNQPDTRRVGPAMGPAEIIYLVDVWARYDPSKSAKFLEPAVGTPAHLQALAGAVTFRDLHQDQWGTWITVYSPIRNRKQEVVAVLGADIEANYILDIQRKIRYRFGIIFLLSYAFLSLLIYFITGILVHPLIQLRSSLQQVSQGNYNLDLSNITCQQFEDEITHLARIFESMTHCIYVREVLLQEVQAERDRLFHHTTDLLAIFDQDFHFQQINRSWMDTLGYDLQDLVGKSLITLIHPENLEEMKAIQQELQQGIEKHNFESRWRSQSGNYHWLVWSLMPVLQENKYYGFARDITNVKQIEEKLIRNTFYDTLTGLPNRSYFMNRLGISLKKNKADSKHSFAVLFIDIDQFKTINDSMGHTTGDQLLVQIAVRLQTCINSKDVLARMGGDEFAILVDGIKTRADATLIAERVQSVLSRPLRIRGQEFFISASIGIAINGCHENYQSYENLSDLIRDADMAMYQAKSAGRARYAVFDHNMQRDFLNRLNLENQLRHALQGSELRLYYQPIISLQTGKLYGFETLVRWQHPERGLISPAEFIPIAEATGLIIPLGLWIVRSACYQLRQWQIANIAPPDLSVSVNVSGVQFTQLELIDQIQSILEETELSPSTLHIEVTESTIVENMDVAIAQLEHLRELGIQVAIDDFGTGHSSLARLQSLPIDILKIDYSFVNKMQESQRNQEFVKAIINLAHFLGLKVVAEGIETVDQQQRLEAMGCEYGQGYLFAKPSDANTVYHYLHAIGQGNAPNPPYAFYL; from the coding sequence ATGCCCATCCTTCCCCGTGCACAGCTAGTTCCTAGATTCAGCAGCCTGCGGGTAAAACTCCTGGTTGGCTTCACGATCGTTTTCAGTATCGTTTCTGCGGGCACCTATTACTGGATTTACACCCTCACGATCGACCGAATTAGCCGTCAGGTAAAGGATAATCTTCAGGCCGCGGCGATCGGAGCAGCCCAAATGATCAATGCCGAGGAGTTACTGACCCTTTATCGGGAAGGGACGCGGAATCAGGTGGGTTTTTCCGATGATCCGCGCTATCACCGCCAACTGGCATGGCTGGATCAGATTCACCAAACCTTGCCACAGGTGTGGATGTTTACCTTTGTCCAGGGGAATCAACCCGATACCCGGCGGGTGGGTCCGGCAATGGGTCCGGCTGAAATCATTTATCTGGTTGATGTTTGGGCACGCTATGACCCAAGCAAAAGTGCCAAATTCCTGGAACCCGCTGTGGGGACACCTGCCCATTTACAGGCACTGGCGGGTGCGGTCACCTTCCGCGATCTGCATCAAGATCAGTGGGGTACCTGGATCACAGTGTATAGCCCTATCCGCAACCGCAAGCAGGAAGTGGTAGCTGTGTTAGGAGCAGATATTGAAGCTAATTATATCCTGGATATCCAACGGAAAATTCGCTATCGCTTTGGCATCATTTTTTTACTTTCCTATGCTTTCCTATCACTTTTAATCTATTTTATAACCGGGATATTAGTACATCCACTTATACAATTGAGATCCAGCCTACAGCAGGTAAGCCAAGGTAATTATAATCTGGATTTATCCAATATTACTTGTCAACAATTTGAGGATGAAATTACGCATCTTGCTCGTATTTTTGAGTCGATGACACATTGTATCTATGTTCGTGAGGTGCTCTTACAGGAGGTCCAAGCCGAACGCGATCGCCTCTTTCATCACACAACAGACCTCCTGGCCATTTTTGATCAAGATTTTCACTTTCAACAAATTAACCGTAGCTGGATGGATACGTTAGGCTATGATTTGCAAGATTTAGTAGGCAAATCGTTGATCACATTGATTCATCCAGAAAATCTGGAGGAGATGAAAGCAATCCAACAGGAACTCCAACAGGGTATTGAAAAACATAACTTTGAAAGTCGCTGGCGATCGCAGTCAGGCAATTATCATTGGCTTGTCTGGAGTTTAATGCCTGTTTTGCAAGAAAATAAATACTACGGCTTTGCACGGGATATTACAAATGTCAAACAAATTGAAGAAAAACTTATTCGTAATACCTTCTATGACACCCTAACAGGCTTGCCGAATCGTAGTTACTTTATGAATCGATTAGGTATCTCTCTAAAGAAAAATAAGGCCGATTCCAAACATTCCTTTGCCGTTTTATTTATTGATATTGATCAGTTTAAGACTATTAATGATAGTATGGGTCATACTACCGGTGACCAATTATTAGTACAAATTGCAGTCAGATTACAAACCTGTATTAATTCTAAAGATGTTTTGGCTCGGATGGGAGGGGATGAATTCGCGATCCTCGTTGACGGGATTAAAACGAGAGCTGATGCTACCCTGATTGCCGAACGGGTCCAATCAGTACTGTCACGTCCCTTGAGAATTAGGGGGCAGGAATTTTTTATTAGTGCCAGCATTGGTATTGCTATCAATGGGTGTCATGAAAACTACCAGAGTTATGAGAATCTATCTGATCTTATCCGTGATGCTGATATGGCTATGTACCAGGCAAAATCTGCTGGAAGAGCCAGATATGCAGTGTTTGATCACAATATGCAACGAGATTTTCTAAATCGCTTGAATTTGGAAAATCAATTAAGACACGCACTCCAGGGTTCAGAATTACGTCTTTATTACCAACCAATTATTTCACTACAAACTGGCAAACTTTATGGTTTTGAAACCTTAGTTCGTTGGCAACATCCGGAACGCGGATTAATCTCGCCTGCCGAGTTTATTCCGATCGCTGAAGCAACGGGATTGATTATTCCCCTAGGACTATGGATTGTCCGCAGCGCCTGCTACCAACTCCGTCAGTGGCAAATCGCGAATATTGCCCCACCCGATCTCAGTGTGAGTGTGAATGTTTCGGGGGTGCAATTTACCCAACTCGAATTGATTGATCAAATTCAAAGTATTCTTGAAGAGACTGAGCTATCACCCAGTACTCTCCACATTGAAGTGACCGAAAGTACAATCGTCGAGAATATGGATGTAGCGATCGCACAATTAGAGCACCTTCGAGAATTAGGTATTCAAGTTGCGATCGATGATTTTGGAACAGGGCATTCTTCCCTAGCTCGCCTCCAAAGTCTGCCGATCGACATTCTCAAAATTGATTATTCTTTTGTTAATAAAATGCAGGAGAGTCAACGCAATCAAGAATTTGTTAAGGCTATCATCAACTTGGCCCATTTTCTAGGGCTAAAGGTTGTTGCTGAAGGTATTGAGACTGTAGACCAGCAACAACGGTTAGAAGCGATGGGCTGTGAATATGGTCAGGGTTACCTTTTTGCTAAACCTAGTGATGCGAATACAGTCTATCATTATCTCCACGCGATCGGTCAGGGAAATGCACCTAATCCTCCCTATGCATTTTACCTCTAA
- a CDS encoding DnaJ domain-containing protein: MLTAQIRSYYAVLELQPGASLSEIKHAYRRLVRTWHPDRFPHDAVLQKQAEAKLKVINAAYEQLRTYHLPEPEATIPDPTHTQVTTQAGGAEAWYQRGVVLVKAGRYEEALAALSAAIRLDPNYARAYTFRGFIHSMLGFELGATEDFQKAQQLAKQAGKTTANPGWAKSKASKPQRSRNPAPPDTSAQAQTRPSPPTSPPPPPAPPPSVWRNVQTLLGHRDRIAAIALSPNGKILASGSWDTQVYLWNLQTGQPFFTLAGHSDQVWSVAFSPDGQILASAGKDGTIKLWYVRDSSLIRTLTGHNSSIQTLAISPDCKVLISGDAEGKVCFWNLSAGKRIRMAKSHQGPVGAVAISPDKQVAYSGGEDALIGIYHWRTSEPLHLPIAQDQPIASLVASADGYYLATGDRTGQIHLWSNVVVPSPQPQQTLHGHRQPIRTLAFSPKHTLLASGSEDYTVKLWHLKTGQAVNTLTGHTDVVTALAFSPDGKTLLSSSFDQTIQVWRLHKD; the protein is encoded by the coding sequence ATGTTAACTGCCCAAATCCGTTCCTACTACGCCGTCCTTGAGCTTCAGCCCGGTGCCTCCCTAAGCGAAATCAAACACGCCTATCGCCGACTCGTCCGAACTTGGCACCCCGATCGCTTCCCCCATGATGCGGTACTGCAAAAGCAGGCCGAGGCCAAGCTGAAAGTGATCAATGCAGCCTATGAACAGCTACGGACCTATCACCTGCCTGAACCAGAAGCAACCATCCCCGACCCAACCCACACCCAGGTTACAACCCAGGCGGGTGGGGCTGAGGCTTGGTACCAACGGGGTGTCGTTCTCGTCAAGGCGGGGCGCTATGAAGAGGCGCTGGCGGCGTTGAGCGCTGCGATTCGGCTTGATCCTAACTATGCTAGAGCGTATACCTTTCGGGGATTTATTCACTCGATGTTGGGGTTTGAATTAGGGGCAACTGAAGATTTCCAGAAGGCCCAACAACTCGCTAAGCAAGCCGGTAAAACCACGGCAAACCCAGGCTGGGCCAAATCTAAAGCGAGCAAGCCGCAACGATCACGCAACCCGGCTCCCCCAGACACTTCTGCACAAGCTCAGACTCGCCCCTCGCCCCCTACTTCCCCACCCCCGCCGCCTGCACCGCCCCCAAGCGTTTGGCGGAATGTGCAAACCTTACTGGGACACCGCGATCGCATTGCCGCGATCGCCCTGAGTCCGAATGGCAAGATTCTGGCCAGTGGCAGTTGGGATACCCAGGTGTATCTGTGGAATCTGCAAACGGGGCAGCCCTTCTTTACCCTTGCGGGGCATAGCGATCAGGTGTGGAGCGTGGCCTTTAGTCCGGATGGTCAAATCCTCGCGAGTGCGGGAAAGGACGGCACGATTAAGCTGTGGTATGTCCGGGATAGCAGTTTGATTCGGACCCTGACGGGGCACAACAGCTCGATTCAGACGCTGGCCATCAGTCCCGATTGCAAAGTCCTGATTAGTGGTGATGCGGAGGGTAAGGTCTGCTTCTGGAATTTAAGTGCGGGTAAGCGCATCCGCATGGCGAAAAGCCACCAGGGACCGGTTGGGGCAGTGGCCATCAGCCCTGATAAGCAGGTGGCCTATAGCGGGGGGGAAGATGCCCTGATCGGTATCTATCACTGGCGGACTAGCGAACCGCTTCACTTACCCATCGCTCAAGATCAACCGATCGCTAGCTTGGTAGCTAGTGCCGACGGGTACTACCTTGCGACAGGCGATCGCACCGGTCAAATTCATCTCTGGTCCAATGTCGTTGTCCCTTCGCCCCAGCCCCAACAAACCCTGCACGGTCATCGCCAGCCCATCCGCACCCTGGCCTTTAGCCCCAAACATACGCTGCTCGCCAGTGGCAGTGAGGACTATACGGTCAAGCTATGGCATCTGAAAACCGGTCAAGCAGTGAACACCCTCACGGGACATACAGATGTTGTGACCGCCCTCGCCTTCAGCCCCGATGGCAAAACCCTGTTGAGCAGCAGTTTCGATCAGACGATCCAGGTATGGCGATTGCATAAGGATTGA
- a CDS encoding pentapeptide repeat-containing protein has product MNLFSPYPRFALLPQHSLLLLGICLGLGGTLAALSSLAQERHGCFWTNPRTGRSELLSGVCQPPVLNSSAATGPAPLTRQLRQLLDTRQCHNCYLRQVNLSKLDLSGTDLLGADLSGANLTEANLTYTNLRDAKLTTSVLRGADLSSADLRRVDLSHADLRGANLSGANLSGANLSHTHLDGVNWCNAILPSGFMVRRMCPSGK; this is encoded by the coding sequence ATGAACTTATTCTCCCCGTATCCACGGTTTGCCTTGCTCCCCCAACATTCCCTACTGCTGCTGGGGATTTGCCTAGGCTTGGGAGGAACCCTGGCAGCCCTGTCAAGCCTTGCCCAAGAGCGACATGGTTGCTTTTGGACAAATCCTCGCACTGGGCGATCAGAGCTGCTCAGCGGGGTTTGTCAACCTCCCGTTCTCAACAGCAGTGCCGCCACCGGGCCAGCCCCCCTCACCCGCCAGCTCCGCCAGCTTCTCGATACCCGCCAATGCCACAATTGCTACCTGCGCCAGGTCAACCTCAGTAAACTCGACCTGAGTGGGACGGATCTGCTAGGCGCTGATCTGAGTGGTGCCAATTTGACCGAGGCCAACCTCACCTATACCAATCTGCGGGATGCCAAACTGACCACCAGTGTTTTACGCGGGGCTGACCTCAGCAGTGCGGATTTGCGGCGTGTTGATCTCAGTCATGCGGATCTGCGGGGGGCCAACCTGAGTGGTGCCAATTTGAGCGGCGCTAACCTCAGTCACACGCATCTGGATGGGGTGAATTGGTGCAATGCCATTTTGCCCAGTGGCTTTATGGTGCGTCGGATGTGTCCCAGTGGCAAGTAG
- a CDS encoding TIGR04168 family protein, with protein sequence MSVSPVPRALTLAIVGDVHEAWEPEDGLALQHLGVDLVLLVGDFGNESVATVGAIAQVPLSKAIVLGNHDAWYTATDWGRKKCPYDRTQEDRVQQQLDLLGEAHVGYGYRDFPELGVSVVGGRPFSWGGPQWQHQRFYCDRYGITDFETSTAKILEAVQQTATSILIFLSHCGPQGLGDRPEDPCGRDWKPLGGDFGDPDLAAAIITTQQMGKRVPLVAFGHMHHQLRHTQQRTRRMTHVDEAGTVYVNAAWVPRIVKTPGESRRNFSLIRLQGETVTEVAVVWVTAKGTIVSKQILYRATIATSQSA encoded by the coding sequence ATGAGTGTTTCTCCAGTCCCTCGCGCCTTGACCCTAGCGATCGTTGGGGATGTCCATGAGGCTTGGGAACCAGAGGATGGGTTAGCATTGCAGCACTTAGGGGTGGATCTCGTGCTGTTGGTCGGGGATTTTGGCAATGAGTCGGTGGCAACCGTGGGTGCGATCGCCCAAGTGCCCCTCTCGAAGGCCATTGTGCTGGGCAACCACGACGCCTGGTATACCGCCACTGACTGGGGGCGCAAAAAGTGCCCCTACGATCGCACCCAAGAGGATCGGGTTCAACAGCAACTTGACCTGCTGGGGGAGGCGCATGTGGGCTACGGTTATCGTGACTTTCCTGAACTCGGTGTGAGCGTAGTGGGGGGACGCCCCTTTAGTTGGGGAGGCCCCCAGTGGCAGCATCAGCGTTTCTACTGCGATCGCTATGGCATCACAGATTTTGAAACGTCCACCGCTAAAATCCTGGAAGCTGTCCAGCAGACCGCCACCTCGATCCTGATTTTCCTGAGCCATTGTGGCCCCCAGGGACTCGGCGATCGCCCGGAAGATCCCTGTGGTCGCGATTGGAAACCCCTGGGGGGAGACTTTGGGGATCCGGACCTAGCAGCGGCCATTATCACTACTCAACAGATGGGGAAACGAGTCCCCCTAGTTGCCTTTGGCCACATGCACCATCAGCTGCGTCATACTCAGCAACGCACCCGCCGGATGACCCATGTGGATGAAGCGGGGACAGTTTATGTCAATGCTGCCTGGGTACCTCGCATTGTCAAAACGCCTGGCGAAAGTCGGCGTAATTTTTCCCTGATCCGCCTGCAAGGAGAAACGGTGACGGAGGTGGCCGTAGTCTGGGTAACCGCAAAAGGCACGATCGTGAGTAAGCAGATTCTTTACCGGGCTACGATCGCCACCTCACAAAGTGCTTGA
- a CDS encoding XisH family protein — protein sequence MPKLDIIHNAVKNALIKDGWWVTDDPYIIQYRRTVLYADLGAERPIAVERNGQKLVVEVKSFVGASKIQDLKEALGQYDIYRYLLEEIAPDRKLYVAVNKVAYNTFFTQDVTQLILNKHQLPIIVVDIEMEEILRWIN from the coding sequence ATGCCCAAACTAGATATTATCCACAATGCTGTAAAAAATGCCTTGATTAAGGATGGCTGGTGGGTTACAGATGATCCTTACATCATTCAATACCGCAGAACCGTGCTATATGCTGATCTGGGTGCTGAACGTCCGATCGCGGTTGAACGAAATGGGCAGAAGCTAGTTGTGGAGGTAAAAAGCTTTGTTGGAGCGTCTAAGATTCAAGATTTGAAAGAGGCTCTGGGTCAGTATGATATATACCGCTATCTTTTAGAGGAAATAGCCCCAGATCGTAAGTTGTATGTTGCTGTCAATAAAGTTGCATACAATACTTTTTTTACTCAGGATGTGACTCAACTCATTCTCAATAAACATCAACTTCCCATCATTGTTGTAGATATAGAAATGGAGGAAATTCTGCGATGGATAAATTAA
- a CDS encoding MBL fold metallo-hydrolase, giving the protein MMYLTWLDSNTWLVEIAGQRLLLDPWLVGPLTFGQADWLFKATRTHDRPIPDAIDLILLSQGLPDHAHVPTLKTLDRQIPIVGSVKAAKVAQSLGYTQVTALAPGETHLVAERLEIRATRGALVGPTAVENGYVLRDRTQGETLYYEPHGFNDPDIQNLAPIDVVITPIVDMKLPLLGPIIRGKQSAQELAQWLHPQVLLPTAAGGDIQMTGLLDRLLTFEGSADELRQTLATQGSRTQVLEPTPGERLAVPLTTPVGS; this is encoded by the coding sequence ATGATGTATCTCACCTGGTTAGACAGTAACACTTGGCTGGTTGAAATTGCAGGTCAGCGGCTTTTGCTGGATCCCTGGCTGGTCGGTCCCTTAACCTTTGGGCAGGCGGACTGGCTCTTCAAGGCAACCCGTACCCACGATCGCCCGATTCCCGACGCGATCGACCTCATCCTCCTGTCCCAGGGACTACCCGATCATGCCCATGTCCCCACGCTGAAAACCCTCGATCGCCAGATCCCCATCGTAGGGTCAGTCAAGGCGGCCAAGGTGGCCCAATCCCTTGGCTATACCCAGGTAACCGCCCTGGCACCGGGTGAAACCCATCTTGTCGCCGAACGTTTGGAGATTCGAGCGACGCGTGGTGCGCTCGTCGGACCAACGGCGGTGGAAAATGGCTATGTCCTGCGCGATCGTACCCAAGGGGAGACGCTCTATTACGAGCCGCATGGGTTTAATGACCCTGATATCCAGAATCTGGCGCCGATCGACGTGGTGATTACCCCGATCGTGGACATGAAACTGCCCCTGTTGGGACCGATTATTCGGGGCAAGCAAAGCGCTCAGGAATTGGCCCAGTGGTTGCACCCCCAAGTGTTACTGCCAACTGCCGCCGGCGGCGATATTCAGATGACGGGATTGCTCGATCGCCTGCTGACCTTTGAGGGCAGTGCCGACGAATTACGCCAGACCCTGGCCACCCAGGGTAGCCGCACCCAGGTCCTGGAACCCACCCCAGGGGAACGCTTGGCCGTGCCGTTGACCACGCCGGTCGGTTCGTAA
- the cpdA gene encoding 3',5'-cyclic-AMP phosphodiesterase → MRVVQLTDIHLLADDQALLKGIATTASLQAVLTHLQAQPDQPDLLLLTGDVSQDASPQSYDRLVDLLTPLAIPSYWLPGNHDHPATMAQCLDRPPLRSAKAIHQGGWQILLLDSSRPGEVAGYLSDASLNWLDTQLQTGTLPTLIALHHPPCSVHSEWADAIALINGEELLARLRPYPHVRLVIFGHIHQEFQAEAQGITFLAAPSTCIQFKPKVPRFALDDLPPGYRWLELHPDGTWATGIEWVPLTR, encoded by the coding sequence ATGCGCGTGGTACAACTCACAGATATTCATTTACTAGCTGATGACCAGGCACTCCTGAAGGGGATCGCGACTACGGCCAGTTTGCAGGCGGTCCTGACCCACTTACAAGCGCAACCTGATCAACCTGACCTCCTCTTACTAACGGGGGACGTGTCCCAGGATGCGTCGCCCCAATCCTACGATCGCCTGGTTGACCTGCTGACCCCCCTCGCTATTCCGAGCTACTGGCTGCCCGGTAACCACGACCACCCGGCCACGATGGCACAATGTCTCGATCGCCCGCCGCTGCGATCGGCCAAAGCCATCCATCAAGGGGGTTGGCAAATCCTCCTCCTCGACTCCAGCCGCCCAGGTGAGGTGGCGGGCTATTTAAGCGACGCTAGCCTCAACTGGCTAGATACCCAACTGCAAACCGGTACGCTCCCCACCCTGATTGCGCTGCACCATCCCCCCTGTTCCGTGCATTCCGAGTGGGCCGATGCGATCGCCCTGATCAATGGGGAGGAATTGCTGGCGCGTCTACGCCCCTATCCCCACGTGCGGCTGGTGATTTTCGGCCACATCCATCAGGAATTCCAAGCCGAGGCCCAGGGCATCACCTTTTTAGCAGCCCCCTCCACCTGTATTCAATTCAAACCCAAAGTCCCCCGCTTTGCCCTGGATGACCTACCGCCTGGTTATCGTTGGTTAGAGCTTCACCCCGACGGCACCTGGGCCACCGGGATTGAGTGGGTGCCCCTGACGCGCTAA